The following coding sequences lie in one Minwuia thermotolerans genomic window:
- the asnB gene encoding asparagine synthase (glutamine-hydrolyzing) produces MCGIAGILQFDGSPLPEEAAGWIGDMIEAIRHRGPDDEGVRVDGPVGLGHKRLSVIDLDNRSAQPMVSADGRHALVFNGEIYNYREIAGELAARGHSFRTSSDTEVLLLGYREWGHAVLDRLRGMFAFAIWDADRRELFAARDRFGKKPLFYHRDGRRMIFASEIKAILRMPGVPREPVLEVIHDYLGLGYCTGEQTAFAGIHRLPPATAMVVAADGATRQWRYWSLPAVDPALADRPVEELLEEFMTLFDESVALRMVADVPVGCFLSGGVDSSAVVARMAPRMSEPLKTFSVGFGNVGNDELHYAEAVARRYGTDHRDYKMDYGLIDVLPELIWMYGEPYADSSALVTYALAKEIRRHVTVAVSGDGGDEVFLGYSRYLRMGEARNLTRGALARGIGPFAAASLPRDHYERIVGKFRDEHRLRGYGPALLPFCLNPPSDWLAGLDAGTETTAAERAARTDVETYLPDDLLVKADIATMANSLEGRSPFLDHVLAEWAARLPQSRRVYARHGEMQAKALLKQAMEPHVPHECLYRRKMGFSVPVAHWMAHDITDFLRDTLLSRRFRERELMHPPYLERMVDDHLSGRENHGTRLWTLLCLELWYQTYIDGDGRAPLGLDLRGGGVTRRQAA; encoded by the coding sequence ATGTGTGGCATAGCCGGAATCCTGCAGTTCGACGGGTCTCCCCTGCCGGAGGAAGCAGCGGGCTGGATCGGCGACATGATCGAAGCCATCCGTCATCGGGGACCGGACGACGAGGGCGTTCGGGTCGACGGTCCGGTCGGCCTGGGCCACAAGCGGCTGTCGGTGATCGATCTCGACAACCGCTCCGCCCAGCCCATGGTCAGCGCAGACGGCCGCCATGCGCTGGTCTTCAACGGCGAGATCTACAACTACCGCGAAATCGCCGGCGAGCTGGCAGCGCGGGGGCACAGCTTCCGCACCAGTTCCGACACCGAAGTGCTGCTGCTGGGCTATCGTGAATGGGGCCATGCGGTGCTCGACCGGCTTCGCGGCATGTTCGCCTTCGCCATCTGGGACGCGGACCGGCGGGAGCTGTTCGCGGCCCGCGACCGCTTCGGCAAAAAGCCTCTCTTCTATCACCGCGACGGGCGGCGCATGATCTTCGCCTCGGAGATCAAGGCGATCCTGCGCATGCCGGGCGTCCCCCGCGAACCGGTGCTGGAAGTGATCCACGACTATCTCGGTCTGGGCTATTGCACAGGCGAGCAGACTGCCTTCGCCGGCATCCACCGCCTGCCGCCTGCTACGGCGATGGTCGTCGCAGCCGACGGCGCCACCCGACAGTGGCGCTACTGGTCGCTTCCGGCGGTCGACCCGGCGCTGGCGGACCGGCCCGTCGAGGAATTGCTCGAGGAGTTCATGACGCTGTTCGACGAGTCCGTCGCGCTGCGCATGGTCGCCGACGTGCCCGTCGGCTGCTTTCTGTCGGGCGGCGTCGATTCCTCGGCGGTCGTTGCCCGGATGGCGCCGCGCATGTCCGAACCGCTCAAGACGTTCTCGGTCGGCTTCGGCAATGTCGGCAATGACGAACTGCACTACGCCGAAGCGGTGGCCCGGCGCTATGGCACGGACCACCGCGACTACAAGATGGATTACGGGCTGATCGACGTCCTGCCGGAACTGATCTGGATGTACGGCGAGCCCTATGCCGATTCCTCCGCCCTGGTCACCTACGCCCTGGCAAAGGAGATACGTCGGCACGTGACGGTGGCCGTATCCGGCGACGGCGGCGACGAGGTGTTTCTCGGCTATTCGCGCTATCTGCGGATGGGCGAGGCCCGCAATCTCACGCGCGGCGCCCTGGCGCGCGGCATCGGTCCCTTCGCCGCGGCCTCGCTGCCGCGTGACCACTACGAGCGGATCGTCGGCAAGTTCCGCGACGAGCACCGCCTGCGCGGCTACGGTCCCGCGCTGCTGCCCTTCTGCCTCAATCCCCCGTCGGACTGGCTGGCCGGACTTGACGCCGGCACGGAGACGACCGCCGCCGAGCGCGCCGCGCGCACGGACGTCGAAACCTATCTGCCCGACGATCTGCTGGTGAAGGCCGACATCGCCACCATGGCCAACAGCCTGGAGGGCCGCAGCCCCTTTCTGGACCATGTTCTCGCCGAATGGGCGGCGCGCCTGCCGCAGAGCCGTCGGGTCTACGCCCGGCACGGTGAGATGCAGGCCAAGGCCCTGCTGAAGCAGGCGATGGAGCCGCACGTGCCCCATGAATGCCTCTACCGGCGGAAGATGGGCTTCTCGGTGCCGGTGGCACACTGGATGGCGCACGACATCACCGATTTCCTGCGCGACACCCTGCTTTCCCGCCGCTTCCGGGAGCGCGAACTGATGCATCCGCCCTATCTCGAACGGATGGTGGATGACCATCTCTCCGGCAGGGAGAACCACGGCACCCGCCTTTGGACACTGCTCTGCCTGGAACTCTGGTACCAGACCTACATCGACGGCGACGGACGCGCGCCGCTCGGACTCGATCTGCGCGGCGGTGGCGTGACGCGGCGCCAGGCGGCATGA